A window of Microcoleus sp. FACHB-68 genomic DNA:
CTGGAGGCACCCCCCCCAGCACAGCCTCAGCCTTCTGTGCTGGATAAAGTTCGCCCCGTACTCCTCAGCCTCTGGAATGGCTGGGTGGTTGTGCTGGATACGATTCGCTCTTTTTTACCGGCATCCCTGAGTCAAAAGTTGCCCAACTGGGGTTTAACCGGCACAATCGCCGGACTTCTGGCGCTGGTAATTTGGACGGGATCTGCCCTATTCTCCGAAAAACCCCCAGAAGTTGCCAAACTTCCCACCGGAGGCGTCCCCACACCCCCAGAATTGAGCGCACCCTCAGCGCCGGTGCCGGTGGAACCTGTCCCCGAACCCACGCCGGAATTAACACCAGAACAGCGTTTAATTGCATCGATTCAGCAGCAAGTTACGGAAGTTACTACTGAATATGCCGAGGGGTTAATTCAGTCGATAGAAGCGAATTTTCAGGGCAGTCTTTTGGTGGTCAAAGTTAGTGATGATTGGTATAACCTGAAGAATGGGCGTCAAGATAAGTTGGCGAAGGAAATGCTACAACGGGCGAAGGATTTAGATTTTAGCCGGCTGAAAATTACGGATTCTCAAAGTATTGTGGTTGCCCGGAGTCCGGTTATTGGCCCAGATATGGTGATTTTGAAGCGACGGGTTACGAGTCCTGAATCTTTAGCGAGTTGATTTTTTAACCGCAGATAAACGCAGATAAACGCAGATGATAGCGCAGATAATTGCGCGGGTGCCGGCAGGTTTCGGCAGATCAGGTTAGTTTAGGTTAAATAAGGCTGATTTATACGCTTTAACCTGGAGATCAATGCCGGTGATTGCGGTGCCAACAACGACGGCATAAGCACCTAAATCAAGGGCTTGTTTTGCCATTTCTGGCGAGGCAATTCCACCTTCACAAATTGCCGGCACTCTCACCTTTTCTACGATTTCAGCAAGCAAGTTAAATCCTGGGGGTGTTTGGTTTTGAGTGATGCCGGTGTAACCATAAAGTGTCGTTCCCACAATTCCTGCGCCGGCATCTGCTGCGGCGATTGCTGCTTCAATTGCATCCACATCTGCCATCACCGGCACGTTTAATTCTTGGTTAATCCGGTAAATTAATTCACCCACGGCTTCTGGGCGATTTCTCAAAGTTGCGTCAATCGCAATAATATCTGCGCCGGCATCTGCAATGGCTGCCGCGTGTTCAAATAGGGGCGTAATATAAACGTCATATCCCGGCACTTGTTGCTTCCACAATCCGATGATTGGAATGCCGGCACCTAAACGTTCTCGTACTGCTTTAACGTGTGCGGGAGTATCAATTCGGATGCCGGCAGCGCCTTGATTGATCGCTGCTTGTGCCATTGCTGCAATGACTTGAGGATCGTGTAAGGGTGAGTCTGCCGGTGCTTGGCAGGACACAATTAGTCCTCGGTTAAGTAATTCTATGGGGTTTACAAAATTAGCAGACATGGCAACAATTAGCGGCAAATATTTTTATAGTTTACCGCATTTCCTGTATTTTTTTATAAACCACAGATGCACACAGATAAACACAGATGGTTTAGAAATATTTTTAGTTTGGTAGTCGATTAAGGTTTCTAAAAGGTGATGGTTAGGAGATTGATGATTTCTCTAAGTTTTGCTTAAAAAGGTTCGTTGGGTGCGTAACTCACGCACCCGAATGATATTACGGCTGAGGGGCAACTCCTTTTTCTTCCATGCAGCGCTTAAACTCGACTTCTGCTACCGTTGTTTGATCACTGTTTCCTTGTAGTGCGCCGGCAAGCCGGTCATTTCCCATTTTATCCAGGGGTTTATCTGGCTTGGCAACCTTATTTTTATTACTTTTATTCAGGTATTGTTTGCAATCTTCAACCGCATCAATTCGTTGACCCCTTGCTTGAGAAACCGCAGAGTCTCCCTGAGTCAAATCCTCCTTGGGTTGCAAGGCGGTGTGCGCCCCATCTGCGTAGTAAATATTGCTGTCAAAATTCAGATTCGGCATTGCCCACGCTGAGAAAGCCGGCAAGCTGAATAGCCAGAAGAAGCCGGCTAGCACTCCAGTCACAATGGTGCGACTAAATAACTGAAAACCTCGGTTCGGGTTAATCATTATCTCATTCCTTTGCTCAAAAGTTTGTGTATCCTCTGATATGTTATTCAAGCTTTAGCTCAAGCCAATGTGCCTTGAGAAAGATTTTTAATCTTCTAAAAATGAGAATGATGAGTTGCAGAGAAAAATCCCAAAATCCCAACTTCTATCAAATAAAAAAAACAGAGCCGGCATTGCCGGCCCTGCTATCTTAGAAATCGAATAACTTAAACGCTAATCGGCACCTTGCCATCAGCAGATTCAGGAGAACGTACTTGATTCAACAAATCTTGCAGAATCTCGCCCTCAATCACCTCTGTCTCTAAAATTTGAGAGGCAATTCTCTCCAGTAACTCCCGGTTGTTCTTCAAGATATTCAAAGCGTGCTCGTGGGCACTTTCTACAATTTCCTTGACCTCGCTATCAATGGCTTTTGCGGTTTCATCGCTAACCATGCGGCGGGGGTTCATTGCACCATCCCCTAGGAAGCTCGTCTGCTGCCCCTTATCATAAGCCAGAGGGCCAAGAACCTTGCTCATTCCGTAAGCAGTCACCATCCGTTCTGCTAAGTCAGTGGCGCGTTGCAAGTCATTAGAGGCACCTGTGGTGATGCTGCCAAAGACAACTTCTTCTGCGGAACGTCCACCCAAAAGTGTGGCAATTTGACCGCGCAATTCTGCTTCATCCATTAAGAAGCGATCTTCAGTTGGCAGTTGCAATGTGTAGCCTAAAGCTGCCATCCCACGCGGCACAATAGAGATTTTTGCAACTTTATTGCCACCTGGCAT
This region includes:
- a CDS encoding N-acetylmannosamine-6-phosphate 2-epimerase, with amino-acid sequence MSANFVNPIELLNRGLIVSCQAPADSPLHDPQVIAAMAQAAINQGAAGIRIDTPAHVKAVRERLGAGIPIIGLWKQQVPGYDVYITPLFEHAAAIADAGADIIAIDATLRNRPEAVGELIYRINQELNVPVMADVDAIEAAIAAADAGAGIVGTTLYGYTGITQNQTPPGFNLLAEIVEKVRVPAICEGGIASPEMAKQALDLGAYAVVVGTAITGIDLQVKAYKSALFNLN